The following proteins are co-located in the Paenibacillus sp. JNUCC32 genome:
- a CDS encoding putative amidoligase domain-containing protein, which yields MARMIVRPAVEKKYVSLHGSALLMAQARLIRSGIPCGLNSGSVEEKRYAARYAVHVDRLAAAKIRQHQMGGSEAVFMPDPESGRYEDGLHRRLEKAALRSLYTLGVDEGEVIITALPGRRYVVEDVRMPADRSKAVMSAKGQRSRRTEGYPANNEEGDSSLVSSLLMGMDPEFVLMKDNGDIVFASEFMERGGTVGSDAVRLRGEVIYPIAELRPSPKANPKELLLEMQKALREAHLLIQDRSLAWKAGALPYGDFPLGGHIHFSGVPLSLSLLQTLDNYVALPLALLEDPNGRLRRPRYGFLGDFRRQPYGGFEYRTLPSFLVSPLVAKVSLGVAYLAARYSDRLPGRPLNTERYHRAYYEGDKSVLKECIAGWHRDLSALPEYPDFAREIERAVAHMERGRTWDESRDIRPLWNIPTKP from the coding sequence ATGGCTAGAATGATCGTACGACCGGCGGTCGAAAAAAAATATGTGTCGCTTCATGGATCTGCTTTGCTCATGGCGCAAGCACGGTTGATCCGATCCGGGATTCCGTGTGGATTGAATTCGGGTTCAGTCGAGGAGAAACGTTACGCCGCCAGGTACGCGGTGCATGTCGACCGGCTGGCTGCAGCCAAGATCCGCCAACATCAGATGGGCGGCAGCGAAGCGGTGTTCATGCCCGATCCCGAGAGCGGAAGATATGAAGATGGCCTGCATCGAAGATTGGAGAAAGCGGCCCTGCGGTCGCTGTACACGCTGGGCGTCGATGAAGGGGAGGTCATCATTACGGCCCTCCCCGGTCGAAGATACGTAGTGGAGGATGTCCGCATGCCAGCTGACCGCAGCAAAGCCGTAATGAGTGCCAAGGGTCAGCGGTCACGGCGGACGGAAGGGTACCCTGCTAACAACGAAGAAGGCGATTCTTCTCTTGTTTCATCGTTACTCATGGGCATGGATCCGGAGTTTGTCCTGATGAAGGATAACGGAGACATCGTGTTTGCATCCGAATTTATGGAACGCGGCGGGACGGTCGGAAGCGATGCCGTTCGTTTACGGGGCGAGGTGATTTATCCTATTGCCGAGCTCAGGCCGTCGCCTAAGGCGAATCCGAAGGAATTGCTGCTTGAAATGCAAAAAGCTCTGCGCGAAGCTCATCTCCTGATTCAGGATCGTTCACTGGCATGGAAGGCAGGCGCCCTGCCTTATGGCGATTTTCCGCTGGGAGGCCATATTCACTTCAGCGGCGTGCCGCTGTCCCTGTCTCTTCTTCAGACCCTGGATAATTATGTGGCTCTGCCGCTGGCGCTTCTCGAAGACCCCAACGGGCGTCTGCGGAGGCCCCGTTACGGTTTCCTTGGGGATTTCCGCAGGCAGCCTTACGGCGGGTTTGAATACCGTACGCTGCCCAGTTTTCTCGTCTCGCCGCTCGTCGCGAAGGTGTCGCTTGGCGTTGCTTACCTGGCTGCCCGCTACAGCGATCGCCTGCCGGGGAGGCCGTTAAACACCGAACGGTATCACCGTGCCTATTACGAAGGCGATAAATCCGTGCTCAAAGAGTGTATTGCAGGCTGGCACAGGGATCTGTCGGCACTGCCGGAGTACCCGGATTTCGCCCGTGAAATCGAACGGGCTGTAGCGCACATGGAGAGGGGGCGAACCTGGGATGAGAGCAGGGATATCCGGCCGCTGTGGAATATTCCAACCAAGCCGTGA
- a CDS encoding outer spore coat protein CotE, with protein sequence MSLSHKHQCREIITKAICGKGRKFSTVTHTVTPPNNPTSILGAWIINHQYEAVAAGDGIEVIGTYDVNIWYSYDKNSQTDVAKETVSYVERVPLSYLDPKHRASTVEVSAEATQEPSCVEASVSSNGTSVILRVEREYAVELVAETKVVVKVCSYPHGDYEDKEFDYVLGDDVDDYEDYEGLEDEL encoded by the coding sequence ATGTCATTGAGTCATAAACACCAATGTAGAGAAATCATCACGAAGGCGATCTGCGGCAAGGGTCGTAAGTTCTCTACCGTAACACATACCGTGACTCCGCCTAATAATCCGACCAGTATTTTGGGGGCTTGGATTATAAACCATCAGTACGAGGCGGTTGCCGCCGGAGACGGAATTGAAGTTATTGGTACTTACGATGTAAACATCTGGTATTCCTATGACAAAAATTCGCAGACCGATGTGGCGAAAGAAACGGTATCGTATGTAGAACGCGTGCCTCTATCCTATCTGGATCCGAAGCATCGTGCATCCACGGTGGAGGTTTCGGCTGAAGCGACGCAGGAGCCGAGCTGCGTCGAGGCCAGCGTATCCTCGAATGGCACGAGCGTCATTCTGCGGGTAGAGAGAGAGTATGCGGTGGAACTGGTAGCCGAAACGAAGGTCGTTGTCAAAGTATGCAGCTACCCTCACGGCGACTACGAAGACAAAGAATTCGACTACGTCCTGGGAGACGACGTCGATGATTACGAAGATTACGAAGGTCTGGAGGATGAACTGTAA
- a CDS encoding aromatic acid exporter family protein: MGFRVIKTAAASLLAILITDALNIPGATSAGLLAILGVDVTRKRSVRSISSRFFASLLGLVLACILFYFLGFHYWVLALYILLAFPAISRANFKEGIVTSSVVVFRVFQGEEIGLGILLTQIELLIIGLGSAMLVNLVYMPNSEGAMMEIRRKVDGLFSVIFHHFSLTLRNPEHIWDGKELIEANRQIEKGIEEAKRASENQMIHPDGSWNIYFYMRKEQMENIQSMMHQISQVYERLPHGVLTAEIFDQLSQDVVAEGYTGKSEGLLIELEDRFKEMELPTTREEFEVRSAILQLCHELEYYLNISKKYKAPTAKKPQKRADSAV; the protein is encoded by the coding sequence ATGGGATTTCGTGTCATCAAAACAGCAGCGGCCAGCCTGCTTGCCATTTTAATTACAGATGCTTTGAACATACCGGGGGCTACGTCCGCCGGTCTTCTTGCTATACTCGGCGTTGACGTTACGCGCAAACGGAGCGTGCGCTCCATATCGTCCCGATTTTTTGCGTCATTGCTGGGACTTGTACTGGCGTGCATTTTATTTTATTTTCTCGGTTTTCATTACTGGGTGCTGGCCTTGTACATATTGCTTGCATTTCCCGCGATATCGAGGGCTAATTTCAAGGAAGGCATCGTGACCAGTTCGGTTGTGGTGTTTCGGGTGTTTCAGGGGGAAGAGATCGGACTCGGCATATTGCTCACGCAAATCGAACTCCTGATTATCGGCCTCGGGTCGGCTATGCTCGTGAATCTGGTTTATATGCCGAACAGCGAGGGGGCGATGATGGAGATCCGCCGCAAGGTGGACGGGCTTTTCTCCGTCATTTTCCATCATTTCTCGCTGACGCTTCGAAACCCCGAACATATATGGGACGGAAAAGAGCTGATCGAGGCCAATCGGCAGATCGAAAAAGGGATAGAGGAAGCAAAGCGGGCTTCGGAGAACCAGATGATTCATCCGGACGGCTCCTGGAACATCTATTTTTATATGCGTAAGGAACAGATGGAGAATATCCAGAGCATGATGCATCAGATCTCCCAGGTGTACGAGCGGCTTCCGCACGGCGTGCTGACGGCTGAAATTTTCGATCAGTTAAGCCAGGATGTCGTTGCCGAAGGCTATACGGGGAAGTCCGAAGGTCTGCTGATTGAGCTGGAGGACAGGTTCAAGGAGATGGAGCTCCCGACGACCCGCGAGGAATTCGAGGTCCGTTCTGCGATATTGCAGCTCTGCCACGAGCTGGAATACTATTTGAATATCTCGAAAAAGTATAAAGCGCCCACGGCGAAAAAACCGCAGAAGCGCGCGGATTCGGCCGTATAG
- a CDS encoding ABC transporter permease — protein MTSRDEPSASSSKGWLQNIYANHMKRKKSMQNRVLTVQLSLLLLFFIWWEAAGRFKWIDVLLFSYPTKIFANIWDNMISGELWGHLGVTVGETVVGFLLGTLVGTLMAVLIWWSPFLNKVLDPYMVVFNSMPKVALGPIFIVMFGAGFTAIVVTTLSITVIVTTLVVYNSFNEVDSNLIKVVRTFGGTKRQVFQRVILPASYPAIVSTLKVNVGMAWVGVIVGEFLVAKSGLGYLIMYGFQVFNFTLVLSSLLIIAVVATAMYQIVVYIERKLLTHR, from the coding sequence ATGACATCAAGGGATGAGCCGTCAGCTTCTTCTTCGAAGGGCTGGCTCCAGAATATCTATGCAAACCACATGAAGCGAAAGAAAAGCATGCAAAACCGGGTACTGACCGTCCAGCTCAGCCTGCTGCTGCTGTTCTTTATCTGGTGGGAAGCGGCGGGCAGATTCAAATGGATCGACGTGCTGCTGTTCAGCTACCCCACCAAAATCTTCGCGAACATATGGGATAACATGATCAGCGGCGAGTTATGGGGACACCTGGGGGTCACGGTAGGGGAGACGGTTGTTGGATTCCTGCTCGGCACGCTCGTTGGCACGCTGATGGCCGTATTGATCTGGTGGTCCCCGTTTCTCAATAAAGTGCTGGATCCTTATATGGTCGTGTTCAACAGCATGCCGAAAGTGGCGCTGGGTCCCATATTCATCGTGATGTTCGGCGCCGGCTTTACTGCCATAGTTGTCACTACGCTATCCATTACGGTCATTGTGACCACGCTCGTCGTATACAATAGCTTTAACGAGGTGGATTCCAATCTGATCAAGGTCGTCCGCACGTTCGGCGGAACCAAGCGCCAGGTATTTCAACGGGTCATCTTGCCGGCTTCCTATCCCGCGATCGTATCGACCCTCAAGGTTAACGTGGGCATGGCATGGGTCGGCGTCATCGTCGGCGAATTTTTGGTTGCCAAATCGGGTCTCGGTTACTTGATTATGTACGGTTTTCAGGTATTCAACTTCACGCTCGTGTTATCGAGTCTGCTCATTATTGCCGTTGTAGCAACGGCCATGTATCAGATCGTGGTATATATAGAAAGGAAATTGTTGACCCACCGCTAA
- a CDS encoding ABC transporter ATP-binding protein: MVPVVELNDIAHVYVTDREASLAVEGIHLKVEPGEFISLVGPSGCGKTTILSVIAGLLAPSKGAAYVNGKPVSGPSPEVGYMLQQDYLFPWRTIMDNALIGLELTERLNPQSRSVVGNLLREMGLGESGNLYPTQLSGGMRQRVALVRTLATDPGLLLLDEPFSALDYQTKLQLEDLIVETLKERGKTAILVTHDLSEAIAMSDRVILLNRNPGRVHRLFDIPDNIRRAQPFFARKEPGFNELFHEIWGEMQTIGKE, translated from the coding sequence ATGGTACCGGTAGTTGAATTGAATGATATCGCTCATGTATATGTTACCGATCGGGAAGCCTCTCTGGCTGTGGAAGGAATTCATTTGAAGGTGGAGCCGGGGGAGTTCATCAGTCTGGTAGGGCCTAGCGGCTGCGGGAAAACGACCATCTTGTCCGTCATTGCCGGCCTGCTTGCCCCCTCCAAAGGGGCTGCTTACGTAAACGGCAAACCGGTAAGCGGACCGTCGCCGGAAGTCGGGTACATGCTGCAGCAGGACTATTTATTTCCTTGGCGCACCATCATGGATAATGCCTTGATCGGATTGGAATTGACGGAGAGGCTGAATCCGCAAAGCCGAAGCGTCGTAGGGAATCTGCTCAGGGAGATGGGGCTCGGGGAGAGCGGTAATCTGTATCCGACGCAGCTGTCGGGCGGGATGAGGCAGCGGGTAGCGCTCGTCAGGACCTTAGCTACGGATCCGGGACTGCTGCTGCTGGATGAACCTTTCTCCGCGCTGGACTACCAGACGAAGCTGCAGCTTGAGGATTTGATCGTGGAAACCTTGAAGGAGCGGGGGAAGACGGCCATCCTGGTCACTCATGATTTATCCGAAGCGATTGCGATGAGCGACCGGGTCATTCTCTTGAACCGTAATCCCGGGCGGGTTCATCGTTTGTTTGATATCCCCGACAACATCCGCCGGGCGCAACCTTTTTTTGCTCGCAAGGAGCCGGGGTTCAATGAATTGTTTCATGAAATCTGGGGCGAAATGCAAACGATCGGGAAGGAGTGA
- a CDS encoding ABC transporter substrate-binding protein, translating into MKRQKWWGLALCLLLVCGVALAGCGGGGSATKVKIGEVTRSIFYAPQYVALEKGFFKEEGLDVELQTTPGGDKTMTALLSGAIDVALVGSETSIYVYQQGSEDPVINFGQVTQTDGTFLMARDGSGDFDWNNLKGKVFLGQRKGGMPQMAGEFTLRNKGIDPHADLELIQNIDFANIASAYASGTGEFVQLFEPQASIFEKEGRGKVVASFGVESGHLPYTVFMTKQSYINKNDATVQKFTNALYKAQQWVDASSPEDIADAILPYFKDSDRDIVVSSVKRYKEQGSYASDPIVDEAEWNNLLDVMEQAGELKERVAPDAIVNNSFAEKAKQAK; encoded by the coding sequence ATGAAGCGTCAAAAATGGTGGGGGCTGGCTTTATGCTTGCTTCTGGTCTGCGGAGTTGCGCTTGCCGGGTGCGGGGGCGGCGGATCGGCCACGAAGGTCAAGATCGGCGAAGTGACGCGTTCGATCTTCTATGCGCCGCAGTATGTCGCATTGGAGAAAGGATTTTTCAAGGAAGAGGGGCTGGATGTCGAGCTGCAGACGACCCCGGGCGGAGACAAAACGATGACGGCTCTGCTGTCCGGAGCCATCGACGTGGCGCTTGTCGGCTCGGAAACTTCGATTTACGTGTACCAACAGGGGTCTGAAGACCCGGTCATTAATTTCGGGCAAGTGACGCAGACGGACGGCACGTTTCTGATGGCCAGGGATGGATCGGGTGATTTTGACTGGAACAACCTGAAGGGCAAAGTATTTCTCGGTCAGCGTAAGGGCGGCATGCCGCAGATGGCAGGCGAGTTTACGCTCCGTAACAAAGGAATCGATCCGCATGCGGACCTGGAGCTGATTCAGAACATCGATTTTGCGAACATCGCTTCGGCGTATGCTTCTGGTACGGGGGAGTTTGTCCAGCTCTTTGAGCCGCAGGCCTCCATATTTGAAAAAGAAGGCCGTGGCAAGGTGGTGGCTTCCTTTGGCGTAGAAAGCGGGCATCTGCCGTACACCGTGTTTATGACAAAGCAAAGCTATATCAACAAAAACGATGCCACGGTGCAGAAGTTTACGAACGCCCTGTATAAGGCACAGCAATGGGTGGATGCGAGCAGCCCCGAAGATATCGCGGATGCGATCCTGCCTTATTTTAAAGACAGCGACCGCGATATCGTGGTGTCCTCGGTCAAGCGCTACAAAGAGCAGGGCAGTTATGCCAGCGATCCGATCGTGGATGAGGCCGAGTGGAACAATCTGCTGGACGTGATGGAGCAAGCCGGGGAATTGAAGGAACGGGTAGCGCCGGATGCCATCGTCAACAACAGCTTTGCCGAAAAAGCCAAGCAAGCTAAATAA
- a CDS encoding carboxypeptidase M32, with product MAVQHLQQWEQFERLVRKIMSYYEAIGLLHWDLRTGAPRKGTEIRSETIGVLSTEAFKLQISEEMGELLSFFAKPEQAEQLDDRKRRMIEEVRKVYDQSKSIPPERFQEYSILAAQSETKWEEAKKNSDFEGFEPYLTKIVAFKQEFIEYWGVKDTRYDTLLDMYEPDLTVEKVDAIFDRLKARLVPLVHAIQESPFKPETGFLKQLFPKEQQEKFSLFLLEQMGYDFEAGRLDESVHPFATGLNPGDVRITTMYLPDDVLSAVFSSLHEGGHALYEQNIDKELAGTPLSGGTSMGIHESQSRLWENMIGRSRPFWRRYFADLQQHFPEQLKDVDVEDFYLAANKVENSLIRIEADELTYNLHIIIRYEIEKKLFNEGLAVQDLPETWNAKYKEYLGIMPPNDGMGVLQDVHWSGGDFGYFASYSLGNMYAAQMLHTMRKELPNLDQLIEAGNLAPIKEWLTDKVYKYGKSEKPSEIIERVTGEELNPDYLADYLEEKYKEIYKLS from the coding sequence ATGGCAGTACAACATTTACAGCAATGGGAACAATTTGAACGATTGGTTCGCAAAATCATGAGTTACTACGAAGCTATTGGCCTACTTCATTGGGATTTACGGACAGGCGCTCCGCGCAAAGGAACCGAAATCCGCTCGGAAACGATCGGGGTTCTCTCCACAGAGGCATTTAAACTGCAAATATCGGAAGAGATGGGAGAGCTGTTGTCTTTCTTTGCCAAGCCGGAACAGGCTGAGCAGTTGGATGATCGCAAACGCCGCATGATCGAGGAGGTGCGCAAGGTATACGACCAGAGCAAGTCCATCCCGCCTGAGCGCTTCCAGGAATATTCCATTCTCGCCGCCCAATCGGAGACGAAGTGGGAGGAAGCAAAAAAGAACAGCGATTTCGAAGGCTTCGAGCCTTACTTAACGAAGATTGTAGCATTCAAGCAGGAGTTTATCGAGTATTGGGGCGTGAAGGACACCCGATACGACACGCTCCTCGACATGTATGAGCCGGATTTAACGGTGGAAAAGGTGGATGCCATCTTTGACCGCTTGAAAGCGCGTCTGGTGCCGCTGGTCCATGCGATCCAGGAATCGCCCTTCAAGCCGGAAACGGGCTTCCTGAAACAGCTGTTTCCGAAGGAACAGCAGGAGAAATTCAGCTTGTTCCTGCTGGAGCAGATGGGCTACGACTTTGAAGCGGGACGCTTGGACGAGAGCGTGCATCCATTTGCCACGGGCTTGAACCCGGGAGACGTGCGGATTACGACCATGTATCTGCCGGACGATGTGCTGAGCGCGGTATTCAGTTCCCTGCACGAGGGAGGCCATGCCCTTTACGAGCAGAATATCGACAAGGAGCTCGCGGGGACACCGCTCTCCGGCGGTACCTCCATGGGCATCCATGAATCCCAATCCCGTTTGTGGGAAAATATGATCGGCCGCAGCCGTCCGTTCTGGCGCCGCTATTTCGCGGATTTGCAGCAGCACTTCCCGGAACAGTTGAAGGACGTGGACGTAGAGGACTTCTACCTGGCCGCGAACAAGGTGGAGAACTCTCTGATTCGAATTGAGGCAGATGAGCTTACTTATAACCTGCACATCATCATTCGTTATGAGATCGAGAAGAAACTCTTTAACGAAGGTTTGGCGGTGCAGGATCTTCCGGAGACCTGGAACGCGAAGTATAAAGAATACCTCGGCATTATGCCGCCGAACGATGGGATGGGCGTGCTTCAGGACGTTCACTGGTCCGGCGGGGATTTCGGGTATTTCGCCTCGTACTCCCTTGGCAACATGTATGCGGCCCAGATGCTGCACACCATGCGCAAAGAGCTGCCGAATCTGGACCAGCTCATCGAAGCCGGGAACCTGGCTCCGATCAAGGAGTGGCTGACGGACAAGGTATACAAATACGGAAAGAGCGAGAAGCCGTCCGAGATCATCGAACGCGTCACCGGTGAAGAACTGAATCCGGATTATCTGGCCGATTATCTCGAAGAGAAATATAAAGAGATCTACAAACTGTCATAA
- a CDS encoding iron-sulfur cluster biosynthesis family protein, translated as MIIQLTPQAELKLKDKLGGKPGAIRLIYDTEGCGCAVNGVPGLRIVDEPTPDDLAVETESPVTVIVNRKQAVFFEEKMKLDADPAAYAFRLDSSGQHYGTNIQVVDTRA; from the coding sequence GTGATTATTCAACTCACCCCGCAAGCCGAGCTGAAGCTGAAGGACAAACTCGGGGGCAAGCCGGGCGCAATCAGGCTGATCTATGACACGGAGGGATGCGGATGTGCCGTTAACGGCGTCCCAGGCCTGCGTATTGTAGATGAGCCAACGCCGGATGATCTTGCTGTCGAAACGGAAAGCCCGGTAACTGTTATTGTGAACCGCAAGCAGGCTGTTTTTTTTGAAGAGAAGATGAAACTCGATGCCGATCCGGCCGCCTACGCCTTCCGACTGGACAGCAGCGGACAGCATTATGGCACCAATATCCAGGTAGTGGATACCAGAGCGTGA
- a CDS encoding beta-class carbonic anhydrase, whose amino-acid sequence MEKHLNSILEHNRSFVENKEYESYLTGRFPEKKLVIITCMDTRLVELLPKAMNFKNGDVKIIKNAGAIISQPFGSVMRSVMVALYELHAEEVIVVGHYECGMASLNAEDMIQHMRDRGISDEVLSTLENSGIRLSKWLRGFDNITDGVKNTVSLIKNHPLLPPNVPVHGMVIDPNTGALDLVVEGYENE is encoded by the coding sequence ATGGAAAAACACCTTAACAGCATACTTGAACACAACCGCAGCTTTGTAGAGAATAAAGAATACGAATCCTATCTGACAGGGCGTTTTCCTGAGAAGAAACTCGTGATTATCACCTGTATGGATACGCGCTTGGTCGAACTTCTGCCAAAAGCGATGAATTTCAAGAATGGCGATGTCAAAATCATCAAAAACGCCGGCGCAATCATTTCCCAGCCTTTCGGGAGCGTGATGCGGAGCGTCATGGTTGCGCTGTACGAGCTTCACGCGGAAGAAGTCATCGTTGTGGGCCACTATGAATGCGGCATGGCATCCCTGAACGCAGAGGATATGATCCAGCACATGAGAGACCGCGGCATTTCCGATGAAGTGCTGTCCACGCTGGAAAACTCCGGCATCCGGTTATCCAAATGGCTTCGCGGATTCGATAACATTACGGACGGCGTAAAAAATACGGTCAGCCTGATTAAAAACCACCCGCTCCTTCCTCCAAACGTGCCCGTCCATGGCATGGTCATCGACCCCAACACCGGTGCGCTTGATCTCGTCGTGGAAGGATACGAGAACGAATAA
- a CDS encoding PadR family transcriptional regulator — translation MNTLSYGLLGLLARRESSGYDLMLRIQPFWQAKHSQIYPLLSSMEEKQLLSSHWVQQSDKPDKKIYAITEKGMQKLREWMYQPIAPAVTKDELSLRTFCLWLTEIGIAVDIFEDRRIGYLEKKRYYEQILAGIPEDTREIGSKAFSNYVLATKGLMMAETELKWCDWVLELLRQQQRATASNHGRTNFETLS, via the coding sequence ATGAATACGTTGTCATACGGCTTGTTAGGATTACTAGCAAGAAGAGAATCATCAGGATACGATTTGATGCTTCGCATACAGCCTTTTTGGCAAGCCAAACACAGTCAAATCTATCCACTGCTGTCCAGCATGGAGGAGAAACAGCTGTTGTCCTCGCACTGGGTTCAGCAAAGCGATAAACCGGACAAAAAAATTTATGCGATTACAGAAAAAGGCATGCAGAAGCTGCGTGAATGGATGTACCAACCGATTGCGCCTGCAGTCACCAAGGATGAGCTTTCTCTTCGAACCTTTTGCCTGTGGTTGACGGAGATCGGCATCGCCGTCGATATTTTCGAAGACCGCAGAATCGGGTATCTGGAGAAAAAGCGTTACTACGAGCAGATTTTAGCGGGGATTCCGGAGGACACCCGCGAGATCGGAAGCAAGGCATTCAGCAATTATGTGCTCGCTACCAAAGGACTGATGATGGCTGAAACCGAGCTGAAATGGTGCGATTGGGTACTGGAATTATTGAGACAGCAGCAGCGCGCTACAGCCTCGAACCATGGCCGCACAAATTTTGAAACCTTATCGTGA
- a CDS encoding membrane protein, whose product MKKVLTILVAITLFFVALTPDSADARRGGGGFKSGTKSYNSTPKKNDTNNVQQTNNRSNTGAAANTKKPGFFSGGSLMKGLMIGGLAGLLFGSMFAGMGFMGEIMGLLINLIAIWALIMIVMAVVRAVKNRRKQNEPRDNNNHNNRY is encoded by the coding sequence ATGAAAAAAGTATTGACGATTCTAGTAGCGATTACACTGTTCTTTGTAGCGCTGACACCTGATTCCGCAGATGCCAGAAGAGGTGGCGGAGGTTTCAAATCCGGAACCAAGTCATACAACAGCACTCCGAAAAAGAATGATACCAATAATGTGCAACAAACGAACAACCGTTCCAATACAGGGGCAGCCGCTAACACGAAAAAACCAGGATTTTTTAGCGGTGGCAGCTTGATGAAAGGACTTATGATCGGTGGTCTGGCCGGATTGCTCTTCGGCAGCATGTTCGCCGGCATGGGCTTCATGGGCGAAATTATGGGATTGCTCATTAACCTGATCGCAATCTGGGCTTTGATTATGATCGTTATGGCTGTTGTACGTGCCGTGAAGAATCGTCGTAAACAAAACGAGCCTCGCGACAACAACAATCACAATAACCGGTACTAA
- a CDS encoding YxcD family protein, giving the protein MVLSMDEIVNAVCLHQAERRGVKPTDVSLELSWDEDTGYTAEVWVNGRTQYLIEANLIEAILRYLHSEYNIRAYSEQVRLELEDEIIAIVQQ; this is encoded by the coding sequence ATGGTTCTAAGCATGGACGAAATCGTCAATGCGGTCTGCCTTCACCAAGCGGAACGCAGAGGCGTCAAACCAACGGACGTATCACTTGAGCTTAGCTGGGACGAAGATACGGGATATACGGCCGAAGTATGGGTCAACGGAAGAACTCAGTATTTGATTGAGGCCAACCTCATCGAGGCCATTCTCCGCTACCTTCACTCCGAGTACAATATCCGCGCATACAGCGAGCAGGTAAGACTTGAGCTGGAAGATGAAATTATTGCCATTGTTCAGCAATAA
- a CDS encoding TetR/AcrR family transcriptional regulator has product MNGYERRKQLKIEQVFDAAFQLFTRHGYQKVSVNEIAQQAGVSPATIYNYFGTKDQLYHDMIMNWMDKQLAEYDRILESDLPFPEKTKAIMLLEANNLTFLSEEFRRIQAFEDHSIDLKIRQESEQKIKGFFMKFVALGKQEGYIDKEQTEEATMLFFTMFMNELGRRWDSANREFAISLESLMELFFYGLAGQHHGGE; this is encoded by the coding sequence ATGAACGGGTATGAACGAAGAAAGCAGCTAAAAATCGAACAGGTCTTCGATGCCGCATTCCAGCTCTTTACAAGGCACGGTTACCAAAAGGTCAGCGTGAACGAAATCGCCCAACAGGCAGGAGTGTCTCCAGCGACGATATACAACTATTTCGGAACCAAAGATCAGCTTTACCATGATATGATCATGAATTGGATGGACAAGCAGTTGGCGGAGTATGACCGTATCCTGGAATCCGACCTGCCATTCCCGGAGAAGACCAAAGCAATCATGCTGCTGGAAGCTAATAATTTGACCTTCTTGTCGGAAGAGTTTCGGCGAATTCAAGCCTTTGAAGATCACAGCATCGATCTGAAGATTCGGCAGGAAAGTGAGCAGAAGATTAAAGGCTTTTTCATGAAGTTTGTTGCACTCGGGAAACAAGAAGGTTATATCGATAAGGAGCAAACCGAAGAGGCGACGATGCTGTTCTTCACGATGTTCATGAATGAGCTCGGCCGGCGCTGGGATTCGGCTAACCGCGAATTCGCCATCAGCTTGGAGAGCTTGATGGAGCTGTTCTTTTACGGGTTGGCGGGACAACATCATGGTGGAGAATAA
- a CDS encoding GNAT family N-acetyltransferase, with product MNIPCRVSKLTQADKILFSSIMNRAFARDPLFLHAFGDPELDRESSSRAAAFVSFMFDKSFLLHEEIWGYYENEILLGTFIVEKPGISKLKRLKGAFLLIGRLLPLLFQLPVKTLRFLNAYMGMTRSAAPSSPHHYLIMIGVNPEVQGRGIGTAMLRHLLQVVNSDHNSHGIALDTENKGM from the coding sequence ATGAACATTCCATGCAGAGTATCAAAGCTGACCCAAGCAGATAAAATCTTATTTTCATCCATTATGAACCGGGCATTTGCCCGCGATCCTTTGTTTCTGCATGCATTTGGCGATCCAGAGCTTGATCGTGAATCAAGCAGCAGAGCGGCTGCATTTGTCTCCTTCATGTTTGATAAAAGCTTTCTGCTGCATGAAGAAATATGGGGCTATTATGAAAACGAAATCTTGCTCGGTACCTTCATTGTAGAGAAACCCGGCATAAGCAAGCTTAAGCGTTTGAAGGGCGCTTTTTTGCTGATTGGAAGACTCTTGCCGTTGTTATTCCAACTCCCAGTCAAAACATTGAGATTCCTGAATGCCTATATGGGCATGACGAGATCGGCTGCTCCTTCTTCTCCGCACCATTATCTCATTATGATCGGAGTGAATCCGGAGGTCCAAGGCAGGGGAATTGGAACAGCAATGCTGCGGCACCTGCTTCAAGTGGTTAATTCGGATCACAATTCACATGGAATCGCGCTCGATACTGAAAATAAAGGGATGTAA